The nucleotide sequence CTATCCATGTAACCAATACTTTGATTAAAGGGTTTACTTTCCGCTAATTTTTCTGTAGCACGATGCAAAAGACCAATGTGTGGATCGGCACGTTGCACCGTTTCGCCATCCAGTTCTAACACTAAGCGCAAAACACCGTGCGCGGAGGGATGTTGAGGCCCAAAATTTAAGGTGTAATTTCGTATGTCAGCCATGCGCTTTTTCCTGTTTACGCTCTGCTTCAGTTTTTAAATAGCGGTTATCATCGCGAATCACTTTGGGTACTAAGACTCGCGGTTCAATATCGACTTTTTCATAAATCACTCGACCTTCGTGGGCATCATAGCGCACTTCCACGTGACCGCTTAAGGGAAAATCTTTGCGAAATGGATGACCAATAAACCCGTAATCCGTCAAAATGCGTCGCAAATCGGGGTGATCGATAAAATAAATACCGTACAAATCGAATGCTTCGCGTTCGAACCAATTAGCCGCCGCCCAGATATCCACCACCGATGGCACACTCATTTCCGACTCATCGATAAATACGCGTACGCGTAATCGCCAATTATGAGTGAGTGATAACAGATGATATACCACGGCAAATCGGGGTTTGCTCCATTCATGAATGCGCTCTGCAGGTATTTGTTCTACCCCGCGATCAAATCCTGTGGCCGTGGCTCTATCGGTTTGCCAATGTGCTAAGCCGTAATGAGCATAATCCACGCCGCACACATCGATTAATTGTGCAAAATCAAATTCTGGCTGATCGCGCAATTGTAGAAAAAGGCTATGACTATTTTCTTTCGCGACTTCAATAGTAATTTCTTGATGCTGGTATTCTAATGATTGCAATTTATGGGCAAACTGATTTTGCAGTGCAGATAATAATCTGTGAATATCGGCCATGCTATTTTTTCCCTTCACGAATAAAATTATTAGTACGCCGAATTTTATTTTGTAATTGGATAATGCCGTATAGCAATGCTTCTGCCGTCGGCGGGCAACCTGGAACATAAATATCGACCGGCACAATGCGATCGCAACCACGCACTACCGAATACGAATAATGATAATAGCCACCACCGTTAGCACATGATCCCATGGAAATGACCCAACGCGGTTCTGGCATTTGATCGTAAACTTGGCGTAACGCGGGTGCCATTTTATTACATAATGTTCCCGCAACGATCATGACATCGGACTGTCTGGGACTGGGACGAAACATAATGCCAAAACGATCCAAATCATAGCGCGAAGCGCCAGCATGCATCATTTCCACCGCACAACAAGCTAAACCAAAAGTCATTGGCCACATCGAACCCGTGCGTGCCCAATTAATGAGTTTATTCAGCGATGTGGTGACAAAGCCTTGCGATGTGGTTTGCTCTGCTACTCCCATTCCAACGCCCCTTTTTTCCATTCATAGATAAAGCCGAGTAATAATAAAAAAAGAAAAAATCCCATGGCAATAAGTCCTGGCCAGCCAATTTTACGCATAACCACCGCCCAGGGAACAAAAAAAGCAGTTTCTAAATCGAACAAAATAAATAAGATAGCAACCAAATAAAAACGCACATCAAAAGGAATACGTGCATCGTTGAAGGCACTAAACCCGCATTCGTAGGGGGCTAGTTTTTCTGCGTAGGGTTTTTTCGGGCCTAAAATGCTGCCCGCAATGATTGGCACAATGCCAATTGCTGTTGCTACGCCAATAAAGAGTAATATTGGCCAAAATTCTTGTAGCATGATTTCCCCCATAAAATAATGCTAAACACCCCGCCTTATGGCAGGCACCAAGTATAAGAAAAAAAACAACAAAGTTCTAGGAGATTTTTATTTATTTACAGGATTGTCCAGAACGCGAAAGATATCTGCGGCAATTTTCGTAAATATCAATTGTTGTTTAGGTTTTACACTATACGCCAAGGTAAGATAAATATTATGACTAGGGTTATAGGCAAAAAATGATTCATATCCCGGTGTGCCACCAGCATGCACCCAGGTGTAACCTACCTGTTTAAAGTAAACTAATCCCATGCCAGCACCGGCGCCTAATTCAACAAAAACTTGTGTGTTCGCTAATGCAGGGGTTGTCGTTAATATTTTAGGATCAATGGGTTTTGCAGTAACCTCGGAAATCACTTGTGTCATCATCGATAATGACTGTGAATTAATGATTTTTTTATTAAAGAGTAATTGTAACCACTGATTCAATGCTCGTGGCGTTGCAATCAGAGCACCTGCGGATTGATTATAAGACATACTCACCGCTGTCACATCCGTATTATACGGAAAAGTACCATCGCGATTATATCCGTGCGCAATAAACTTTTTAACCGCGGGTGGGTAAGTGATAGGGGTATAAATAATTTGGGTGAGAGAATACTGTTTTAAATATTCATCAAAAATAGTTTGAAGCGAGTTTCCTGTGATTTTTTCAATAATTAATCCTAATAAAATATAATCGGTATTGGTATAGTGATAACTTTTTCCAGGTGCTGAAATAGACGGTAAAGAATAGGCAAGATCCGCAATTTTTTGCAATGTCCAAATTTGATGAGGATACTTTCTTAACTCTGCATCAAATGCTGTTCCATGAGTATAATTTGCGATGCCACTGGTGTGACGCAATAAATCGAGAACCGTAATTTTTTTCCACCGTGGATAGTGTGGCAACCATTTTTCTAAAGTGTCATTTAACTGCAGTTGATGTTTTTCGATTAATTGAAAAACAATAGTTGCGGTAAAAGTTTTGGTGATACTACCAATTTGAAATAAAGTGCGAGTAGAAATTTTTTTCTGTTGACTCAACGTATAATAACCACTCACGCAATTAATATTTAATTTTTCTCGCGGCACGCTTAAACTGATTGATAACGCAGGGAGTGAATACAACTGTTGATTTTTATTAACGATGTCTTGGATTTGCCGGGTCAGAATTAGAAGTTGAGTTGATTGAGAAAAAGCTAAAGGTGATAAGAGTAAGACGACTATACACCCCACGATTGATTTGAACATTAATGACTTCCTGTCTGCTAAGCGTTGCCAGCATTTTAATAAGACCCTCCTGATATTTTCAATCATTATCTTGCAGTTTTAGGGGAAAATAAGATAGACTTTCGGTCTTTTACGACCAACGCCGAAGTAGCTCAGTCGGTAGAGCAACTGATTCGTAATCAGTAGGTCGGAGGTTCGATTCCTCTCTTCGGCACCAAGAAAATGCCATATAATCAAAAAGTTAATTTATTTTTATAAATACAATGCTTTATTCAGCGTATAATATTAATTTTTTATAACGTTACTTGCGTTACCTTCATTTCAGGTGTAAAAAAGCTGCATTAACGGCCAATGCTGATACAGGTTAAACTTGTTAATTTGATTAGCATATACTTAATTTACTACTTCCCCTACGACTATTCCCGTAGGACGCAGGGCATCTTCGGAGGCCCTTGCTTTTTGGGGGTTTGGAAAACATATTAAAACTTACCATTATTTACGTCGATGGCTTCAATTTGTATTATGGCTGCTTAAGAAAAACATCATTTAAATGGTTAGATTTGAAAGGTCTTTTTGAGAAACTGTTAGATCCCGCACTCAACACCATCACCAAAATAAAATATTATACAGCGACTATTTCTAGTCGAGAAAATAATAACGATTCGCGGCTAAGACAAAAATATTATTTACAAGCGCTCCAAGAATATATTCCTGAAATCGAAATTTACTATGGTCATTATTTAACGCATGAAGTTACAGCAAGAGTTGTTAATCCAAAGCCTGGAACACCACCTTTGTAATGAATTAACCATCATTAATATTCACTATAAGCAATCATCGCATCAAGCTCAGGTTGATAGTGTTTATTTTTACCAGCTTTTTGCGAGGTAACTAACTTATCTTGACTGAGTTTGACTAATACTTTCGAAATATAATTAGCCGTTTTATTCATGGCTTGCGCGAGTTGTGTAACCGTCGCATTTTTTTCATTAACTAACGTAATCAGCACTTGCTCTTCTGCGGCGGTTAATTGATATTTAGAAAGCCTTGCTTGCGCTAGCTTTTTTACCATCGGTTTCGCAATATCAAGCGTTAGTCTATCAGTCAAATCACCTAAATGTAATCTCGATATCAATCGTCTTAATAATCCAAAGATATAACGTAATCGCCCCTCAGTAATATCGTATAAATAATTAAAAACGGCCATGTCGATTGGTGTTGGGATATTTTCGTTCTCTCGAAAATGTTCAACGCGTTTGTTAATCAGCGCACCAAATTCCTTTTTAGTGAGCGGCGCGATTTCCGCTTCATGACTCACGATATCATCTAAACGATCGACTGCTTGCGCAATAAAACGACGCAATCCAACATCGCCGACTAACAGCCAACTCACACAATCTGTTTGAATATAATCACGCAACGCATTAAACAAATAACGCAGATGATCTTCGTCGTGAATAGTACCCACATCAAGATTGTTTAATTGAATGAGAATGCCATAACGATAGCCTAATGTTAAAACCAAAGAGGCCAAATCTTGCAAATGATGACCAAGCACCCCGGAAGGCACCAGCGTCGGTTGTGTCGTTCCTTGTGATTTGCCATAACTGCCACCAACCCCAAAAGCCGAAATACCGAATGAACGATTTGCTTCGGAGATCCGTGACGATAGCGCTTTCGCTTTCTTAAAACGTGGATCTTGGGTAATTTTTTCGGGATGGAATAATTCAATTTCTCTAACGATGTTCGCGATGATCACCGCCAATAACGTTTCCAGTGACCAGGCGGCATCCACGCGGATCTCTTCTTGGGGCGTAAAATATTCTTTGTTACTTTGCGAGGTAAAGCGTAAATAGTTAGCGAATGAAGTTGTGCCTACACCTCGAGCACCTTCAATCACGATCAACACATTTTTTTCTTGAAGCGCGTCCGAGCATAATGCCAATTCCTCGGCATGCCCGACATAAAGGTCCAGGTTCTTCTGATGGATAGGCTCGGTGCTAAAGGGATTTTCCTTAAAGCCTAATGACTCCCATTTCATGCTATTTTCCTCGTTTAATAACGCTCGACTACACTACACCAAAATTAGTCGAGTGACAATATTTAGTGTAATGATAATATTTAGTCGAGCTTGGTCGAGTATTCAAAATAGAGGAGAAGTTATCCTAAGCATGGTTATATACCGCTCGCCAATAAAGATACGGGATAAAAAGATGGCGAGCGGTATATCTTTTTATTGATGAGAAGGTTATATTTCTAAATATTTTTTGATCGTGGTCTAGACAATGGGGTCATTTAAAGTGATAAAAATGACGCGGTGTTTATGAGTGAGCAATTAGGCGATCGCACGGTTAAAATTCGCCAACGTTCATTTCAACAAGGGAGCAAAGTATTTCGATACACTATCAAAAACGCCCGTTGATGTTCTATCAAGAGATTATGGATATTCAGGATCAGTTAATCGTGAAAATTCAGGCGCAACCTAAAGCAAATTAAATAATCAATTATATAAATAATTATCATCTTATTAAAACCTCAGATTTTTTTATTTTTATTTTATCTGTATCGTAATCATTGTCTTTTAATAGCTTAACTATTTCACTTTTTGCAACATTAAAGTCATTTTTACAACCCACAATTATTTCACTAATAAAATTTGAAGTTTCAAATTTAGAGGTTTCAATGTAACGGATTATGTCACAGTAAGGATTTTGTGGATCTTTGCACCTGGTCAGCACAGAGATATTTTTATTTAATGGCGATTTATCCATTGTCAATACAGAAAATCTCCATTCTTTTTCAAATGAATAGAATCGATATTTAATAAATTGAGATGAAATCACTAATTGAGTTATCAGAGAGTTGGCTAGAATTTGTAATTCCTCTTCAATATGCATTGTATCAAAAAATGATTTGACCTTGTGATAAAGTTTGCGGTGATATTTCTCAACCTTTTTATCATCATATATAACTTCTTTTAGCTGGAAGCTAAGTTTATCTGAAATTTCTCGTGAATTTGTTGGTAGCGAAAATTTAAACCCTATGGAAAACCCCTTTCCTTGTCGACCATACTCTCTCCAAGCTGGTAGAAATTCACCATCCGCCATAAAGCATGCTAAAAACACATTAAATTTATCTTTAATTTCGCTTTTTAAGGCATTTTCTTCTATAATTTCTTGAACCTTGTTAGTATATTTTAAAAAATTGCAATCATTATCCGTTTCTTTTACAAATGAAAAAAACTTATCAATTGCGTATTTATATTCAGCCGGATCATTCATTTGGCAAAATTCAGTCATCCAAATTTTTTTGCTTTCAATAATTCCTTTTAAAGCACTATAATCAGTATATTGATAAAGGGTAATTGGAGGTTTAATGTGATCCGGCAAATGTTTATTAGTTATTTCTAATAACTCTTTCATATATAATTCCGTCATAATCTCCCCCAAACTTAAATTAAAGATCTGATCGAGCCAATTATCCGTCCAGCAGATTAATTACATTCCCAAACCCATGCTGTTGCAAGATCTGCGCGCCATCATGCTATTAAAACCCTGACGTAACCTATTATTATTCTGCATTTAATAATTTTTTGATCATATTCGGTTTCTTCGCAATACACGTTAAATAGGCAAGACTTGTTGTATCAGGTAATCGTTTTTTTCTTTCCCAGTTACGTAGTGTTTCTAAATTAATGTGGAATTGTTCGGAAAATTGTTTTTGAGTAAGATTTAGATTTTTTCGAAGTTTAGAGATATCAATAGCGCCACGTACTAGCGTGCCATTTTCTTTACTGGCTAAAGCATCTTCAATAGCATCAATAATTTGTATTCCTAAACTAGCTTTACTCATCGTCTAACTCCTCTAAATATTTTTCTACTAATTGCGGTATTAATTTTTTCAATTTATTTTTTTCAGCAGCAGAAATGTTTTCTTGATCACCTTTGAGATATAAGGTTATTAAAATAATAATAATTTCTCTTTCATAGAGATAAAGGATCCTTGATCCACCACGTTTACCTTTACCAGAACAGCCAGTTTTCCACCGTAGCTTCCGAACTCCACCAGTTCCTGGGATTAAATCTCCTGCTTTCGGGTTAGCCAACAGAAAATCAAATAACTTTTCTCTTGCATCATGAGTTATTGATTTTTGAGCTAATTTATCAAAAGCAGGCGTAGTTTTGATATATAGGATTCTCATCACTTATTGTAGGCCATTGGCCTACCATATACAAGCGTTCACACTTTTTTTATGGTTAATTTACCCAAGATAAATACCCACCCTGCAAATTAATCACATGCTCAAACCCATGCTGTTGCAAGATCCGCGCTGCCATCATGCTACGACCACCTACTTTACAATACACCACAATTTTATCGTCTTTGTTCAATTCATCTAAACGCGATTCCAATTCACCTAATGGAATTAACAAACCACCAATATTCCCCGCTACATTTTCTTCGGGTTGGCGCACGTCTAGTAACGTAAATTTATCGTTATTTTCCATCATGCATTTTAATTCGTTAACATCGATTTCTTGAATCATGGTTTCTCCGCAGATAGTTAAATGGTGATGAGCTAAGTGTTCGTAGTTTATTTTTTGCTGGCATAGAATACAAGCTGGATCATAAATTAATTTATTAAGTGCTACACAGCCACGAAAAACCAAAGTTTCTTTGATATGCCGATCGTTATATAAATCTACTAAATCTCTACAGTAAGTGAAGTCTCGTCCCGTATTTTCTGAGCTGTTTGATGTAAGATTATAGATTGATATGATTATCATGATTATAAAATTACAAATAGTGTAATTATGAGAACCTAATAAATCGATTTTAAGTATAACACAAACGAAACATTCAAATTATGGTTCTGTCGCAAACATTAAATTTTGCTAAAAAATCCTGCGAACGGATTTACCCTGGACAAAGCTCTGCTACCAAAACGTAAAACAGTTCAAAAAAGCAGAGTTTTTTGCATTAACATGCTGTCCTTTTTTCAACCTGTGCCACAATTCAATAGCCGCAATCGTTGCTTCTGCTTGTTTTGAAGATGGGAATTTTTCAGCGCTAAGGCGCATTTTATAGTGGGCATTTAAATAGCTTGTCGCAATTAACCCTCCCTCATTTCTAATTCCAATAATTTCTTCTTACGCTGAGGCGTACCCGCATAACCGCCTAAGTCTCCCGAAGCTCGGATCACACGATGGCAAGGAATAATAATGCTAATAGGATTTTTACCATTGGCTGAACCGACAGCGCGACACGCTTGTGGTTGCTTAATGAATTGAGCAAGTTGTTGATAGCTGCGTGTTTCACCATAAGGAATTGTCAGCAACGCTTGCCAGACTTTTTCTTGAAAGGCTGTGCCTATTGGGGCAAGTGGTAATTGAAAAATCATTCGTTTTCCTTGAAAATATTCTATTAATTGTTTCTTAGCTTTTTGTAATATCGGTGAAGCATTGTCATGATCCACTTGTTGCGTAGTCCAGTCGCAATAAATTAATTTTCCTGCTGCTTCTTTTATTTCTAGTTTTCCTAAGGGTGAATCTATAATGATTTTGTTGGTATGGGTTGTCGTCATGATTTCACTCCGTATTTATAAAGGTAACTGGCAAGATAACCTCGCCAAGGAGAAATTATTTTTGTCGCACTCGTTTGAATAATCTTATTTAAGTAAACATCGCCTTCAGGAAAGGCATCGGTATCACCGATTGCGCGCAGTGCTACGTATTCGGCGGTCCATTTACCGATGCCGCGAATCTTCATTAATTTTTCTTTGAATAGTTGAGGATCTTGATAATTAGAAAAATGAATGTCACCTGATAGCACTTGCTGGGATAATTCTCTTATCGCTTCTTTCTTAATCGCTGGAATTTTCAATGCCGTTAGTGATGCTTTGGCAAGAATTTCCGCTGTGGGAAACAAATGAATTTCAGTTTGAGTCAATGGATTCAACTTACGGTCACCGTATGATTCAATTAAGGTTTGCGTGAGTCGTGTGGCTTGTTTGATAGAAATCAATTGTCCCAAAATAGCGGTGATAGCGAGTTCAAACCGATCCCAACAGCGCACCAAGCGTGTGCCATGCCCATTACGATAAATTTTCTTCACATCCCCATGGGTTTGAAAAGCATTGCTGACATGAACTGGATCTAACGATACATCAAACATTTCTTTGATACGACTTAAAACGACATCAATTGCATTCATATCCTCCGTTTTTATTCGAAGAATTAATTGATGAGATTGAGCTTTATTAGTGACGGATACTCTGCCAAATTTTTCATTCAAGAAAAAAATTCGGGTATAGGTGTCGTGGTCAAATTGCTCTAACTCACCGATGCGATGTTTTTCATAGTAATGAAGGCAACCTTCCCAATCCAACGGTGGACGATACGCTATCCTCAATTCAATGTCTTCCTGATGAGATGGGGAGCTTCTGTGTTTACGTAATTCACTGGGCGTACGCGAGAAACGTTGTTTGAAAGCATCATTAAAACGGCGAATGGAATTAAAACCACTACTCAAAGCAATATCAGTAATAGGAAGATGAGTTTCAACAATTAATTTCCGCGCCAAATTCAAACGTTGTGTTTGCGCAATTTGTTTGAATGTTTTACCCGTTTCTTGCTGAAATAAGCGTCTTAAATGACGCGCGGTCAAACCAAACTTTTCGGCAAATTGATCTTCATTGAAATTCATCATTGACCCGTCATTAAGGGCACGGATCGCTCGTTTAACCACGGAAGAAGTACCATGCCATAGCGGCGAATCTGGCGCACATTCAGGTCGACAACGCAGACAAGGGCGAAAGCCTGCTTTTTCGGCCTGCAAGGCTGAAGCAAAAAATACAATATTTTCACGCTTAGGTTTGGCCGGGCATATCGGGCGACAATAAATGCCAGTGGTTTTGACACCCATGAAAAATTTCCCATCAAATTTGGGATCGCGCGTCAAAAAAGCCTGGTAATAACTATCAAATTGCTGTGCGTTCATGAGCGCTAGTGTAACAGAAAAGACTCGGCGTGATAGCCATTTTCGGACATTATCGTTTTAAGCGATTTTGTTTAGAGAAAATTTGATGAAAGGGAAAATTGATCTTGGAAGATGTAACTGTTGCGATATCAAATAATTTTTGACCTGGCAAACTAACACCATAATCCTGTGATTGAGAAAAAAATAATGGCGGAAATCCATGACGATATTTTCTATAATCGCTCACTGCCTTGCCACAATCAATTGATTGATTATCACTAGTACTTTTTGGGTTTAATGTTTTATACAACACGTATTGCCGTAAATTCAAGGCAAAAAACGAATTAGACATCGGTGTCTGCTGAGACGATCTAGCAGTTCCACGCAAACCATTTAAGTATTAATTAATACTTCATTCGGTCGAAGCTGATTAAGAAACTTTTCACAAGGCATGCAAAGCACATTTTTTTGCTGAATATATTCATTACCTCGATACAATAATACTGCTTTGGCTTCTGGGTAATCAGTCAAAAATATTTCTAAAGAATTAGTATCTGCCGGGTGAACTCGTTGTGAATTCTTTACTTCAATTGCCCATAACCCTTTTGGGCCATAAACCACAAAGTCAACTTCAACACCAGAGCGTGTTCGCCAAAAATAAATAGTGTGTTTTTCGCTGCTATAGTCATTCCATGCACGTAAATGTTGCGCAACCAGTCCTTCTAGCGCCATACCCTCAACTTCATCGACTTTATCAAATGGCCCTCTCGGCCTTAACGTTTGAAAAACTCCACTATCGAATAAATAGAATTTGGGATGAGCACTTAACGCACGCTGCGCACGTTTGGAAAAAACAGATATTTGAAATGCCAGTAAAAGTTCTTCTAAAATATTAATATAATTTTCTACTGTTTTGCGTTTTACTTCGCACTCACGCGCAATATTGGTCACATTTAATAGTGAGCCATGAGAGAAACTTATTGCTTCTAAAAATCGTGAAAAGCTTTCTAAATTACGCACCAATCCTTCGGCTTGAATTTCCTCGCGTAAATAAAGATGGATATAGCCTTGCAAGGTATCAATAGGATTTTTCGCTTGAAATACTAGGGCGTGTTGACAATTCTACTCTGCTGGCCGTATCTCGTTGATTTTTTGTGCTCCGCTGCTCATTTACTTCGTGTAAACTGCGCGCTAGTGCTCAAAAATCAACAAGCTACGTCTCAGCATAGCGAATTGTCAACACGCCCTAATGGCAACAATCCATTTTTTAATGCTGCCGACAAAGAAAAATGTGTGCCTAGTTCACTTGCCATAAATGGATGCAATGTCCGCCACGCTGCACGACCACCAAGAAGATCAGCTCCCGTCTGTTTGAGTTTCCGTGCACTTGAACCTGTTAAAATAAATTTAATACCACGCTTTTCTTCAATTAAGCTATGAACGACTGTTAATAAAGCCGGTACTTTTTGAATTTCATCGATGACGACTGTTGATAGATTTGGTGTTGCTTCTATCACCGCTAAAAGACGCTCAGGATAAGAAAAATATTGCCGAAAAACATCTGGCATTAATAAGTCTATCCATAAAGCATCTTGGTATTGTGCTTTTAATAGCGTGGATTTGCCTGTACCACGAGGACCGAACAGAAAAAAACTTTGATCAGATTCATTCAGTAAACGTTTGATTATTAATGACATAGCATCTGCAATATGGCATCACAAATGCCAATTTGAGACTCATTTTGGCATTTGTAATGCCACTTTGCAAGATAAATGAATAAACAATCTCGCAATCTTTTTTTATTAAATGGAGTATGTTTTTCATGTAGAAATTACTAAAACTGCTTAAAACAGCACTTTTTGCTAAGCTGATATATTTCTTTCGCCAAGTCGATTTGAAGATTACCGCCTGAAAACTTTCGGAGATAAATTAGAAAATACTCGTTTCAACGAGTGTTATAAATGGGGGTTTACAAAACCGGAGGAATTACCTAAGCTAATTTAACAAAAATACATTTTAATAATGGATCGTAAAGTGCAAACAATTTTTTGTTTTGGAGATTCTAACGTTTGGGGCGGTATCCCCGGTATCTTTAATCCAGAAACAGGATTAGCTGGCAGATATCCGAAACATAAGCGTTGGACTGGGGTATTGCAGAATGAACTCGGAGATAATTACGATGTGGTTGTCGAAGGTATAAATGCACGAACAACTACATTTGATGAAATTATCCCAGGAAGACCTTATAAAAATGCCTTAAAACAGCTACCCATATCTTTAGAAATACATTACCCAATTGATCTCATTATTTTTTGGGTTGGCACGAACGATACTAAAATTCAATTTAACTGTGCGGCAGAAGCCATTAAAGAAAATATGCGTCAGCTAATTCAACTGGTGAAAGCATCCAACAAAGGATCAAATGCCAAGGCTCCAAAAATTTTACTTATTGCCCCACAACCTATTATCAAAATAACTAACTTACATCCACAACTTGATGATAGTTCTATTGAAAAATCCCAACAATTGGCCCCGCTTTATCAAACATTGGCGATTGAGGAAAGTTGTGAATTCATCGATGCGGGATCCTCTATTCAATCCAGTCGAATTGATGGAGTGCATCTTGATGAAATGGCATGCGAAAAAATAGGCAAGGTCATAGCAAAAAAAGTACGAGAAATACTCTAATTGATTTCTTCAGCATTTGTGTTCGATTTCATCTCTTTTGAAAATACCCAATAAACAATAGGTAGTAGTAATAATGTTAATAATGTTCCTAAACCGATGCCAACCGCAACGACTAAGCCAATGGCATGGCGACTTTCTGCGCCACTCCCCACCGCATGAATTAAAGGCAGAGCACCAAATAAAATCGCGGCAGTGGTCATTAAGATAGGACGAAAACGTAATAATGCGGCTTCAATCACAGCTTCTTGTTTTGTTAAATTTTTTTCAAGTTTTAATTCATTGGCAAAACGCGTGATTAAAATGCCATGTTTGCTAATTAATCCCACTAAAGTTAGCAAACCAATTTGCGTATAAATATTAATGGTGCCCTGACCTATTTTTAAAGAAAGTAACGCCGCAAATAATCCCATTGGCACACTGCCTAATAAAATAATTAACGAGTCACGATAACTTTCAAATTGCATGCTGAGCACTAAGAAAATAACCACAATCGCTAAAACAAAAATAAATATCATGCGATTACCTTCTTGTTTAAATTCTCGTGACGTGCCGGAATAATCCACGGTAACATCATTGGATAATTTCGCTGCGGCCACATTGTTTAACA is from Legionellales bacterium and encodes:
- a CDS encoding NADH-quinone oxidoreductase subunit C, which encodes MADIHRLLSALQNQFAHKLQSLEYQHQEITIEVAKENSHSLFLQLRDQPEFDFAQLIDVCGVDYAHYGLAHWQTDRATATGFDRGVEQIPAERIHEWSKPRFAVVYHLLSLTHNWRLRVRVFIDESEMSVPSVVDIWAAANWFEREAFDLYGIYFIDHPDLRRILTDYGFIGHPFRKDFPLSGHVEVRYDAHEGRVIYEKVDIEPRVLVPKVIRDDNRYLKTEAERKQEKAHG
- a CDS encoding NADH-quinone oxidoreductase subunit B; the protein is MGVAEQTTSQGFVTTSLNKLINWARTGSMWPMTFGLACCAVEMMHAGASRYDLDRFGIMFRPSPRQSDVMIVAGTLCNKMAPALRQVYDQMPEPRWVISMGSCANGGGYYHYSYSVVRGCDRIVPVDIYVPGCPPTAEALLYGIIQLQNKIRRTNNFIREGKK
- the ndhC gene encoding NADH-quinone oxidoreductase subunit A — its product is MLQEFWPILLFIGVATAIGIVPIIAGSILGPKKPYAEKLAPYECGFSAFNDARIPFDVRFYLVAILFILFDLETAFFVPWAVVMRKIGWPGLIAMGFFLFLLLLGFIYEWKKGALEWE
- a CDS encoding beta-lactamase family protein, which gives rise to MFKSIVGCIVVLLLSPLAFSQSTQLLILTRQIQDIVNKNQQLYSLPALSISLSVPREKLNINCVSGYYTLSQQKKISTRTLFQIGSITKTFTATIVFQLIEKHQLQLNDTLEKWLPHYPRWKKITVLDLLRHTSGIANYTHGTAFDAELRKYPHQIWTLQKIADLAYSLPSISAPGKSYHYTNTDYILLGLIIEKITGNSLQTIFDEYLKQYSLTQIIYTPITYPPAVKKFIAHGYNRDGTFPYNTDVTAVSMSYNQSAGALIATPRALNQWLQLLFNKKIINSQSLSMMTQVISEVTAKPIDPKILTTTPALANTQVFVELGAGAGMGLVYFKQVGYTWVHAGGTPGYESFFAYNPSHNIYLTLAYSVKPKQQLIFTKIAADIFRVLDNPVNK
- a CDS encoding DUF2971 domain-containing protein, whose product is MKELLEITNKHLPDHIKPPITLYQYTDYSALKGIIESKKIWMTEFCQMNDPAEYKYAIDKFFSFVKETDNDCNFLKYTNKVQEIIEENALKSEIKDKFNVFLACFMADGEFLPAWREYGRQGKGFSIGFKFSLPTNSREISDKLSFQLKEVIYDDKKVEKYHRKLYHKVKSFFDTMHIEEELQILANSLITQLVISSQFIKYRFYSFEKEWRFSVLTMDKSPLNKNISVLTRCKDPQNPYCDIIRYIETSKFETSNFISEIIVGCKNDFNVAKSEIVKLLKDNDYDTDKIKIKKSEVLIR
- a CDS encoding helix-turn-helix domain-containing protein, whose translation is MSKASLGIQIIDAIEDALASKENGTLVRGAIDISKLRKNLNLTQKQFSEQFHINLETLRNWERKKRLPDTTSLAYLTCIAKKPNMIKKLLNAE
- a CDS encoding type II toxin-antitoxin system RelE/ParE family toxin, with protein sequence MMRILYIKTTPAFDKLAQKSITHDAREKLFDFLLANPKAGDLIPGTGGVRKLRWKTGCSGKGKRGGSRILYLYEREIIIILITLYLKGDQENISAAEKNKLKKLIPQLVEKYLEELDDE
- a CDS encoding rhodanese-like domain-containing protein; translation: MIIISIYNLTSNSSENTGRDFTYCRDLVDLYNDRHIKETLVFRGCVALNKLIYDPACILCQQKINYEHLAHHHLTICGETMIQEIDVNELKCMMENNDKFTLLDVRQPEENVAGNIGGLLIPLGELESRLDELNKDDKIVVYCKVGGRSMMAARILQQHGFEHVINLQGGYLSWVN
- a CDS encoding methylated-DNA--[protein]-cysteine S-methyltransferase, with the protein product MTTTHTNKIIIDSPLGKLEIKEAAGKLIYCDWTTQQVDHDNASPILQKAKKQLIEYFQGKRMIFQLPLAPIGTAFQEKVWQALLTIPYGETRSYQQLAQFIKQPQACRAVGSANGKNPISIIIPCHRVIRASGDLGGYAGTPQRKKKLLELEMREG